From the genome of Acidimicrobiales bacterium:
GCGGCGGGCCACGGCCTGGGAGCTCAAGGGCGTGCCGGTGCGCATCGAGCTCGGTCCCCGGGACCTGGAGAACGAGGAGGCCACCGTGGTCCGCCGGGACGTGGGGGAGAAGGCCACGGTCGGCCTGTCCGGCCTCACCGACCACGTCACCGACCTGCTGGAGCGGATCCAGGCCGACATGCTGGCCGTGGCCCGGGCCCGCCGCGATGACCGCACCGTGGACGTGGCCTCGGTCCCCGAGGCGGTGGAGGCGGCCGGCACCGGCTTCGCCCGCCTGCGCTGGGGCCTGGTCGACCCCGACGCCCTCACCGCCCTGAAGGCCGAGGGCATCACCGTGCGCTGCCTCCAGGCGCCCGACGGCGACGTGGCCGCCACCGACGACGACCCCGACAGCGTGGCCACCGTCGCCCGCTCCTACTGAGCGGGCGACGGCGGCCGCCGGGCCAGGTCAGACCCGGTTGGCGTACTCCGTAGAGGTGCGGAGGTCGCGCACCAGGTCGGTGCGGGGCGTGCCGGAGGTGAGGGCCGTGGTGGCGGCCGTCCGCTCGGTGGAGGTCGGGGTGCGGGCCAGCAGCGACAGGTAGAGCGCGTCGATGGTGACGGCCACCTCGGTGTCGTGCACGTACTCCGATGACCGGGAGACGGCCAGGGCCACCGACCCCCGCGACCGACCGCCGTTCAGCTCCGAGATCCAGAAGTTCCGGCCCGCGGTGTCGGGGGCCCGGCCCAGGATGTTCTGGTAGATGGCGTCCACGAACTGCCCGTTGGTCAGCCCGTCGTAGAGGCCGTGGAACTCGCTGGAGTTGGAGAAGCTGCTGGCCATGGTCTCCAGGCTGGTGCCCGAGGCCAGGCGGCCGTACCAGTAGTCGTAGCCCGGCAGGTCGGCGGCCCGGCCCAGCAGGGCCCGGTAGGCCCGGAGCACCTCGGGCCCCCGGTCCTGGAACTCCTCGGTGTTGAGGAACGTGCGGATCAGGCCGTCGCCGTCGAGCTGGCCGCTGATGATGTCGGCCGCCCACTTGTTGCGGGAAGCGGTCGACGGCGTGCGGCGCAGGACGTCCTCGTACTGCTGGGCCACGAAGTCGCGGGCGTTGTCGTAGGCGCTGCCCGAGGTGAACGGGCCTATGCCAGCCCCCAGGGGAGAGTCCGTGGGCACCGCGACGCCCATGGCGGCCACCGTCACCCGGCCGCTCGGGGCCACGCTGAAGGTCTTGGCGTTGCGGTTGTAGTCCAGGCGCTGGAAGAAGAGCTTCCGGCCGCAGAGCTGCCCGGTGGGGCAGGGAAGTTCTTCGTCGGCCCACGGCGAGACCGCGGCCCACACCGTCCCCCCGCCATCCACGAACACCGAGCCGTGGCCGGGGTTGACCCAGCTGCCGCCGCTGGTGCCCGCCATCATGGGGGCGGGCGCCTTGGCGAAGGCTCCGGGGAACGAGTCCCGGGAGGTGATGTTCATCTGGTACTCGTAGCTGGGCCCGGTGACGTGGTTCACCCACCCGGTGGCGTAGTGCAGGAAGTACCGGCCGTCGTAGTAGAAGAGGCCCTGGCCCTCGATGATGTTCTTGTCGGCGTCGAGGTTCTCCCAGGAGTTCTGGGGGTTCCAGGCCGAGTCGAGGAGGACGGTGGCCGTCGAGTTGTCGGCCACCCGGCGCAGCGAGGCGGCGTCCAGCTCCTGGGCCATCAGCTGGTTGTCGTTGCCGCTGTCGTTCGGGTCCCAGGGCGTGAAGGTGTCGTGGTGGCGGGTCCAGGTGAGCCACACCTTGCCGGTCTTCGGGTCCTCGAACAGGGAGGGGTCGATGTAGGTGTAGTTGGGGGAGTCCACGGTCGGGCCGGTGCCCCAGGTCCACGGGCCGGTGGGGCTCGGGGCGGTGCCGATGAAGATGGCGCCCCGGTGGTGGCCGGCTCCCTGGACGTGCTGGCCGGCGGTGGCGACCACCCACCGGGTGCCGATCTTGGTGACCTCGACGCCCCACCCGGTGACGTCCTGGTTGTCGTCATGGTTGGGCAGGTGGTCATCGTTGGTCGGGTAGGACTGGGCCACGGAGTGACCCCCCGCAGCCTTGCTGCAGGGCTTGTCGTCGATGCGCGTCCAGTTCTGGCCGTTGGCCGACTGGAAGAAGTTGCACTCGCCCGCCAGGGCGTCGCCCGAGGCGTAGAAGGTGCCGTCGACCAGGACGACCTTGGCGTCGCCCAGGCCGAGCACCGTGTCCCACGGGCCCCGGGCCGGGTTGGTCCGGGTCGAGGTGATGAACGAGGCCGTGCCGGCGCAGTCGACCACGGTGGAGCCCTGGGGCCTCCCGCAGGGGCGGTAGTAGTAGCGGGTGTTGGCGGTCAGGCCGGTCACGGCCTGATCGAAGGGGGCGCCGGTGCCGACGGTGAGGCCCGAGGAGGTCTGCACGGCGGTCGAGGTGGTCGAGCCGGCCGGGAACGAGGCGCTGGTCGAGTACTGGAAGAAGTGCTCCATGGTGCTGGCCTTGGCCACCCCCCAGCCTTCCAAGGTGACCGTGCTGCCGCCCACCGCGGTGGGCGCCAGCGGGAAGCCGTCGCAGGCCGCCACGCTCCCCACCAGGGCACAGGAGATGAGGACGGCCGCGACGCGCCGCCAGGTTCTTGAGTTGTCCGCCATGCGGGCAACATCACACGGATCGGCCGAGGTGTCCAACAGCCGTGAGTGGTCCCCGCCGGTTCGGTCATCGGCCCGGCCGCCCGGAGCCCGCGCCGCTATGCTGGCGGGCCTCACCCTCCGGGGTGGGACGCTGACAGGCGTGGGCTCCGGCCCACGCCTTTCTACTGAGGGCCCACAGGTCCCCGAGGCGAGCGACGAGGAGGTACACCCGAGATGACGACGACCGAGCGCGTGCAGGCGCTGGCCGAGCCGGTGTGCGCCGCCGAGGGCGTGGAGCTGGTCGACGTCGAGATGGACGCCGGGGTGCTGCGCGTCACCGTCGACCGCGACGGCGGCCTCGACCTGGACGTCATCTCCACGCTCACCCGCCGCCTGTCCCGCCTCCTCGACGACGAGGACCCGGTCCCCGGCCGCTACACCCTGGAGGTCTCCAGCCCCGGGCTGGAGCGCCGGCTGCGGACCCCGGCCCACTTCCGCCGGGCGGTGGGCGAGCAGGTCTCCCTGCGCACCGCCCCCGGCACCGAGGCCGGGCGCCGCCTCCGCGGGGCCCTGGTGGCCGCCGACGACGACGGGGTCACCGTCCGGGTCGGCGAGGGCGACGACGCCCCCACCCACACCATCCGCCACGACCAGATCGAGCGGGCCCGCACCGTGTTCGAGTGGGGCCCGGCCCCCCGACCGGGCGGCCCCAAGCCCCCGACCCCCCCATCCGCGAGGAAGAAGGCGACGAAGCCATGAGCCGCAAGCTGGACATGATGGAAGCCCTCCAGGCCCTGGCCGCCGACCGGGGCATCTCCTCGGAGACCCTGATGGGGGCCCTGGCCGACGCCATGGAGTCGGCCTACAGCCGCATGCCCGGGGCCAAGGACTACGCCTGGGTGACCATCGACCCCGACACCTTCGACATCCGGGTCTGGTCGCAGGACCTGGACGAGGACGGCGAGCCCTTCGGCGACGTCAGCGACGTCACCCCGCCCGACTTCGGCCGCATCGCGGCTCAGACCGCCCGCCAGGTCATGAACCAGCGCCTCCGCGAGGTCGACCGGGAGATGAAGTACGAGGAGTACTCCGGGCGCGAGGGCGACATCGTCACCGGCATCATCCAGCAGGGCGACTCCCGCTACACGCTGCTGGAGCTGAACCGGGGCGTCGAGGCCCTGCTGCCCCAGGCCGAGCAGGTGCCCCACGAGCGGCCCCAGGCCAACAGCCGCCTGAAGGCCTACATCGTCGAGGTGCGCAAGACGGCCAAGGGTCCCCAGATCGTGGTCAGCCGCACCCACCCGGGTCTCATCAAGCGCCTGTTCGAGATGGAGGTGCCCGAGATCGCCGAGGGCATCGTCGAGATCAAGGCCTGCGCCCGCGAGCCCGGGCACCGCACCAAGATCGCGGTGTGGTCCAACGACGGCAACGTCGACCCCGTCGGGGCCTGCGTCGGCGCCCGGGGGGCCCGGGTCCGCATGGTCGTCAACGAGCTCAACGGCGAGAAGATCGACATCGTCCCCTTCACCGAGGTGCCCCAGGACCTGGTGGCCAAGGCCCTGGCCCCGGCCAAGGTCAAGGAGGTCCGGCTCGACTACGACACCGGCACCGCCACCGTGATCGTGCCCGATTTCCAGCTCTCCCTGGCCATCGGCAAGGAGGGCCAGAACGCCCGCCTGGCCGCCCGCCTCTCGGGTTGGCGGGTCGACATCAAGAGCGAGACCCAGCTGGCCGAGGACGAGGCCTACGCGGCCCAGGACTGGGCCGAGGGCGAGTGGGTCACCGACCCCGCCTCCGGCGAGCAGGTGTGGCAGCCGGCCGACGGCAGCGCCGCCCTCTCGGCCGAGGCGTGGGCCGAGGCCACCGTCCAGAACGAGGCCGCGGCGGCGGCCGGCGAGGGTGATGCCCCGCCGAAGGGGGAGGCGGCCGGGCCGGTGGTCGACGAGTCGGCCGCGGCCGACGCCAGCGCCGTGCTCGACGAGAGCGCGGTGACCGACGAGGCGGCGGCCGCCGACGACGTGGATGCGGCCGAGGCCGAGATCGCCCCCCCGGCCGCCGCCGACGAGCCGGTGGCACCGCGTGACGGCGCCGGGGCCGAGGGCGACGCCGAGCCGGTGGCGGCCAGCGGCGCGGAGGCCGCCAGCGACGAGGAGGGCTAGGCCGGTGCCCGCCGCCGAGGGGGCCCTACCCGGGCCCCGGCGCACCTGCGTGGGGTGCCGGCGCCGGGCCCACCCCGACGCGCTGGTGCGGGTGGTGCGCACCGCCGAGGGCGACCTGGCCGTGGGCCGCTCCCGGCCGGGCCGGGGGGCCTGGATCTGCCCCGACCCGGCCTGCGCGGCCCTGGCCGGCAAGCGGCGGGCCTGGCCCCGGGCCCTGCGGGGCCCGGTGGAGCCGGAGGCGGTCGACACCCTCACCGCCGCCCTGGCCGGCGACGACGGGGAGGAAGCCGGGCGCTGACCCGGCACACTGGACGGCCGCACCCATCCCCCCCCGGGGGGGGTGAGCGGCGTGCGCTCAGACACGAGCGTCCCGGCCGGCGACCACTTCGCTGCCCGTGGCCTGGGTGCGCGAGGATGGAAGGCCCGTGCACGCGCACGGCTGATGACCCCGAAGGGCTAGGCAACCGACCTTGGCAGGAAAGATCCGCGTCCACGAGCTCGCGAAGGAAATGGGCCTCACCAACAAGGAAGCCCTCGACCTCTGCGTGGATCTCGGTATCGGCGTCAAGACCCATTCCTCCGGTGTGGAGGAGGCGCAGGCCGACAGGGTGCGTCGCAAGGCCCGTCGCGAGGGCCTCGTGCGCGACGAGCAGCCCGAGGAGCCCAAGGAGCCCAAGAAGGCGCCGCCGGCCCAGGCTGCGCCGGCCGAGGCCGCGCCGGCGTCCGAAGGGACGGCCGATGCCCCGGCCGCGCCCGCTGCCCCCGCGCCCGCTGCGCCCCCGCCGGCTCCCCCGGCCGAGATGCCGGCGCCCGAGGCTCCGGCCGCGCCGGCGGCTGAGGCCCCGGCCCCGGCGCCCCCCGCGGCTCCGGCCCCCGCCCCCGAGGCTCCGGCCGCGGCCGCTCCGCCGGCCCCGGCGCCCGAGGCCGCCCCTCCGGCCCCGGCCACCCCGCCCGATCCGCGGCGGGTGGTGACCTCCAGTGGTTCGGGACGCCCGCCCCGCCCCGCCCCGGCGCCCGAGGCCCCCGCGGCCCGGCGCGCCCCCGCCCCGCCGCCCGGCCCGGCCCGGCCGGCCGCTACCGCCGGTCCCGGTGGCCCGGTCGGTGGCCCCGCCGGTCCGGCCGGTGGCCCCGCCGGCCCCGGCAGCGCGCCGCCCGCCGGTGCTCGCCGTCCCCCCACCCCGCCGCGCCCCTCGCCCGGCATGGCGCCCCGGGGCGAGTCCGGCAAGCCCATCCCGCCGCCCCCGGGCCCGCCCCGGGGCATGTCCGGCCGGCCCATCCCGCCGCCGCCCGGCCTCGGGGGCCGGGGCCCGTCCCCGACCCGCGCCGGCGGCCCCGCTCGCCCCGGTGCCCGCCCCAGCGGCGGGCCCAGCCGCGCCCCCGGCGCCCGTCCCGGTGGGCCCATGGGCGCGCCGCCGCCCCCCGGTGGGGGCCCCGGCGGTGGCGGTCCCGGCCGCCCCGGCGGCCCGGCCGGCCGCCGTCCCCCGCGCCGCAAGGGGCGCCGTCGCCGCAACCGCGAAGAGCTGCGGCCCATGGACATGCCGGAGTACACCCCGGCCGAGGCCCCCGTCCCCGACGGGGAGATCGTCATCGAGCGGGGCTCCACCCCGCAGGACCTGGGCCCCCGGCTGAACCGCACCCCGGCCGACGTGGTCCGGTTCCTCATGCAGCAGGGCGAGATGGTCACGGCCACCCAGTCCCTGACCGACGACATGATCGAGCTGTTCGCGGTCGATGTCGGGGCCCAGGTGCGCCTGGCCGACCCCGGCGAGGAGCAGGAGGTCGAGCTCCAGAAGCGCCTGAACGTGGCCGCCCTGATCGACGAGGACGACGAGGACGGCGCGGCCGAGCGTCCGCCGGTGATCACCGTCATGGGCCACGTCGACCACGGCAAGACCAAGCTGCTCGACCAGATCCGCAACGCCAACGTGGTGGCCGGCGAGGCCGGCGGCATCACCCAGCACATCGGCGCCTACCAGGTCACCAAGGACGGGCGTCGCATCACCTTCATCGACACGCCGGGCCACGAGGCCTTCAGCGCCATGCGGGCCCGGGGCGCCGATGCCACCGACGTGGTGGTGCTGGTGGTGGCGGCCGACGACGGCGTCATGCCCCAGACCCTGGAGGCGCTGGACCACGCCAAGGCCGCCGATGTGCCCATCGTGGTGGCCATCAACAAGATCGACCGCGAGAGCGCCGATCCCCAGCGGGTCATGAGCCAGCTGGCCGAGCGGGACCTGGTCCCCGAGGCGTGGGGCGGCGACACCATCATGGTCGAGGTCTCGGCCCTGCAGAACCTGGGCATCGACGACCTCCTGGAGCAGCTCCTGGTGGTGGCCGACGTCGAGGAGCTCACCGCCACCGCCGACGGGCGGGCCATGGGGGTGGTGCTGGAGTCCCACCTGGACGTGGGCCGGGGCCCGGTGGCCTCGCTCCTGGTCCAGCGGGGCACCCTCAAGGTCGGCGACCCGCTGGTGGCCGGAGCGGCCTGGGGCCGGGTCCGAGCCCTGATCGACGACACCGGCAAGCCCATCAAGGAGGCCGGCCCGTCCACCCCCGTGGAGGTGCTGGGCCTCTCCGACGTGGCCCGCGCCGGCGACGACTTCGTGGTCG
Proteins encoded in this window:
- a CDS encoding DUF4214 domain-containing protein, whose protein sequence is MADNSRTWRRVAAVLISCALVGSVAACDGFPLAPTAVGGSTVTLEGWGVAKASTMEHFFQYSTSASFPAGSTTSTAVQTSSGLTVGTGAPFDQAVTGLTANTRYYYRPCGRPQGSTVVDCAGTASFITSTRTNPARGPWDTVLGLGDAKVVLVDGTFYASGDALAGECNFFQSANGQNWTRIDDKPCSKAAGGHSVAQSYPTNDDHLPNHDDNQDVTGWGVEVTKIGTRWVVATAGQHVQGAGHHRGAIFIGTAPSPTGPWTWGTGPTVDSPNYTYIDPSLFEDPKTGKVWLTWTRHHDTFTPWDPNDSGNDNQLMAQELDAASLRRVADNSTATVLLDSAWNPQNSWENLDADKNIIEGQGLFYYDGRYFLHYATGWVNHVTGPSYEYQMNITSRDSFPGAFAKAPAPMMAGTSGGSWVNPGHGSVFVDGGGTVWAAVSPWADEELPCPTGQLCGRKLFFQRLDYNRNAKTFSVAPSGRVTVAAMGVAVPTDSPLGAGIGPFTSGSAYDNARDFVAQQYEDVLRRTPSTASRNKWAADIISGQLDGDGLIRTFLNTEEFQDRGPEVLRAYRALLGRAADLPGYDYWYGRLASGTSLETMASSFSNSSEFHGLYDGLTNGQFVDAIYQNILGRAPDTAGRNFWISELNGGRSRGSVALAVSRSSEYVHDTEVAVTIDALYLSLLARTPTSTERTAATTALTSGTPRTDLVRDLRTSTEYANRV
- the nusA gene encoding transcription termination factor NusA, whose protein sequence is MSRKLDMMEALQALAADRGISSETLMGALADAMESAYSRMPGAKDYAWVTIDPDTFDIRVWSQDLDEDGEPFGDVSDVTPPDFGRIAAQTARQVMNQRLREVDREMKYEEYSGREGDIVTGIIQQGDSRYTLLELNRGVEALLPQAEQVPHERPQANSRLKAYIVEVRKTAKGPQIVVSRTHPGLIKRLFEMEVPEIAEGIVEIKACAREPGHRTKIAVWSNDGNVDPVGACVGARGARVRMVVNELNGEKIDIVPFTEVPQDLVAKALAPAKVKEVRLDYDTGTATVIVPDFQLSLAIGKEGQNARLAARLSGWRVDIKSETQLAEDEAYAAQDWAEGEWVTDPASGEQVWQPADGSAALSAEAWAEATVQNEAAAAAGEGDAPPKGEAAGPVVDESAAADASAVLDESAVTDEAAAADDVDAAEAEIAPPAAADEPVAPRDGAGAEGDAEPVAASGAEAASDEEG
- a CDS encoding YlxR family protein; this translates as MPAAEGALPGPRRTCVGCRRRAHPDALVRVVRTAEGDLAVGRSRPGRGAWICPDPACAALAGKRRAWPRALRGPVEPEAVDTLTAALAGDDGEEAGR
- the infB gene encoding translation initiation factor IF-2, translated to MDMPEYTPAEAPVPDGEIVIERGSTPQDLGPRLNRTPADVVRFLMQQGEMVTATQSLTDDMIELFAVDVGAQVRLADPGEEQEVELQKRLNVAALIDEDDEDGAAERPPVITVMGHVDHGKTKLLDQIRNANVVAGEAGGITQHIGAYQVTKDGRRITFIDTPGHEAFSAMRARGADATDVVVLVVAADDGVMPQTLEALDHAKAADVPIVVAINKIDRESADPQRVMSQLAERDLVPEAWGGDTIMVEVSALQNLGIDDLLEQLLVVADVEELTATADGRAMGVVLESHLDVGRGPVASLLVQRGTLKVGDPLVAGAAWGRVRALIDDTGKPIKEAGPSTPVEVLGLSDVARAGDDFVVAPDDKTARAVADQREHYQRVASISGTAAVATGGMKLEDIFSQIQAGEAATLNLVVKADVNGSLEAVTESLKKLERDEVKLAFARRGVGGVTKDDIQLALATNATIIGFNVRPDRLAREMAAQEGVEIRSYEIIYKLIEDIESAMVGMLTPETEEVVTGEAEVREIFRVPRIGAIAGCYVTNGTITRGSKVRFLREGTIIWKGAIQSLKRFKDDAREVAAGYECGIGLSDFQDLKQGDVIETFEEREIPRT
- the rimP gene encoding ribosome maturation factor RimP; its protein translation is MTTTERVQALAEPVCAAEGVELVDVEMDAGVLRVTVDRDGGLDLDVISTLTRRLSRLLDDEDPVPGRYTLEVSSPGLERRLRTPAHFRRAVGEQVSLRTAPGTEAGRRLRGALVAADDDGVTVRVGEGDDAPTHTIRHDQIERARTVFEWGPAPRPGGPKPPTPPSARKKATKP